GgcaatgctgctgcttgtggccTCCTCTGTGGGCATCGCTTGCTCCACCAGTTCCGCCTCCTGTCTGCGATTTGCTTCCCGTTCCGCAATGCGATTAATCATTGCAGTGCCACGCTCGGAAGTGTTGCTCAGGCGTGCGATTAACTCATTGCCTTGCTGTTCCAAACGTCGCAAACGCTCGGCACGATTGGCAGAGACGCGCTCAATATCCTCCAGGCGCTGTTCGACTGTCAAAGATATGCTGGTCACCGTTTCAGGTGTCGCTGTTGGAGTAGTTTCTCTGACCTGAACCTGCTGCTCCACATTATCATGACGTTCGTGGAGGGTATCCAATCGGTTGGCAAGACTTTCGCCCCGTTCCGTATTCCTAGAGAGTTGTGTCAACAGTTGTTGGCTCTCCTGCTCCAGGCGCTGCAGACGTGCAGCTCGACGGGACGTATAGGCTTCCTCCTCGGCGGTGAGTGGCGACTGCGATGTTAAAGGCTGCTCTTGGACGGCTGCTGCTTCCTCCTTGGGTTCCTCCTCGGTGTTGCTCTCAAAGCTAGCCTCGCGACTTGGTGCACGGCGTATGCGATCCAGTGATTTTTTTAGGTAGTGTCCGCGGTCTGTGGTGCGCTTGATCCGCGACAATAACTGACGAGACTCCTCCTCCAAGCGACCCAATCTCTCCGAGCGCTTGCGTGTGTATTCCTCCTCACGTGGTGTCAAGCTGCCTGTTGCTGGTGCAGAGCTAGCTCGCGTCATGCGCTCCAGGCGCTTGCGATTGATGAACTCATCCAAGGGCACAGCATGTTGGGCTGGTGAAATTTCGTCCTGGAAGCGACAGAGCTGTATCTCGAGACGTTCGCGATTGCCGGAGGTCTCTAACACCTGCTGAATTAGCGACTTGCACTGCTCCTCCAGCTTCTGAATGCGACTCGCGGTGCCAGCATCGGTTGCAGGGCCAGGCGAAGATGAGTCAAGCTCAAGCTTGCCCCGCTGCCTACTCCGTGAACTGTGCGTAGCCTTGGGCACAGCGCCGCGGGAAGTCGACGCAACATCCTCCGTGTCATCGGCcagctcatcatcatcatcagctaTATCTTCGATCTCATACTCACGCCAGCCACAAGTGGGTGGAGCGCTGTTCCAACGCAGCACAATCTCCTCACCCTCATCTTCTTGGGCAGCTGCCTGGCGTCCAGGAGAAGTGCTCTGCATGCGCTTGATTTTACGTGTGTGCTCGAATTGATCCCTCAAATGCTTGCGCCGGCAATGGCCAGATGAAGAGGGCTCCACAGCTGAAGCAGCTCCCACTGCAGCAGCTATTTTATCACCGCCCGCAGCGCGAGCGGAATCCTCATCGGACTGCGGTCCAGAGTCACTGTAACCGCTTTCCGCCGAGTGATTGGCATCCTCGAGCTTACGACGCGCAAACTCGCGACGCCAATCGTTGCACAGCTCCTGGCTCTCATCGTGCTTGGCCCGGGCTAAAGCCCACTTGCGACGACAGTACTCCAACTCATCCTTAAGCTCGCTAAGCAAGCGTCGCTTCTGCTGCAATTGATAGCGCAGAATTTGCTCCTGGGTGTGCAGCTGTCGATGCTGTCGCTGCATTTTGCCCACCAGATGCCAGGTCTTTGTTAACTCTAAGCTCACGGCACTCAAACGTTTCTCCTGCTCGTTGAGCCTGTTATCCAGGTGACAGTTGAGAGTCTTGAGTCGATTCGTCTCCTTCACCAACGACTTTTTCTCCATAATCAGATCCTAGGTTGAACAAGGTCAAACGACAATTTAATGACAATTCATTCAATAAAGTGCTGAACAATTGAGCGAGCTTCATATCATTTACTGTTTCTGCTACTTGTAATCTTTCTCTTGAAAACTGAAGAATTTTTGAAGAAATGGCTTGGTGCTCTGTTTATGTTTTCCTAAAAAAAACTTAGCTAGTTTGaactaaattatattaaatcaaaattaactCTGCTTAATAACCTACGCTAGACTCccgttaaattaaatttcgttctaaactttactttactttaccaACGTTTTCTTTATAAATCAGTATCTTTCCACAGGaattttgctttaatattataaGCCTTCTAAGCTTATTTCTGGataattagttaatttgtGAAGGCTTCGCTACGGAGTTTACTAGCTTATCAACCGACTGACCGCTCAATGCATTGCTGCTAATCCacaagcctaaaagtatgcaacgtgTTTTGTGCTTGCCAACTGACcgataaattcaattatgcgCACAACAAAACTGACTCCCACTTTCACTGCCAGTCTGCCTGAATTTTCTCTCTATCATCCATCGAGGGCAGCAGCACAGGACGTCAGCAATAATGAAGCGACTGCAGGTTAAACTGCTGCTGGACTCCCGCAGCCTGCCTGCCTGTCTGCTGCACTTCACTAAATAAAGCGCTTAAGTGAATAATGCAAAACTTTGCAACAGCCTCGGTCTCGGCGTCGGCCTCGGCATCGGTCCTAGTTTTGGTGGCACGTTCAGCGCCAGAGCAGGAACTGCTGAGGGCATTTGGGGGAATGCTGCACTTCATCAGCTAACCGGATACGATAACTAACAAGCCCGATTGTCCGCAGCACTTGAGCGCAACACAGTAACAACATTGCGCCTCCCAACTCACCTTCAGCTTGATGTAGGTCTTGCTGACGCTCAGCTCTCCAGCCTTGGCTCCTGCTCCCACTCCcactgttgatgctgctgttgctgttgctcctgatGTTGTGGCTGACACAGCTGCCGGCAGCTCTTCAAACTGCACGCGCTCGATTTTGTGGTGACTCAAGAGCTCCATCAACACTTTCCAAACTTTTGGCAAGTTGCCAATGATTTCTTGCGCCGTGGCAACTTTGCCCATAATTTCGGGCTCATGGCTTTTTAACGAAGCcgcagctccagctccagcgcCTCCACTCTGCCTTCTCTTCAGCTTCCTGGCGCTTGGCTCCCGCTTGACACTGTCGGTGAAGTCCTCGTTCATGacctcaacagcagcaggttCCTCTCCTGCTTCTGGAGTTGGCGTTGCGCTGCGGCTTTTGTCGCTTTCCGCCGGTTGTCCGGACTTAGCCGCCTGTTCAACTAGCTCGAAGAGTAATTTGGGCAGTGTGGCGCCATCGCTGCAGCTGCCCTCGGCTTGGGTCATTTCATTTAACAGATCGCGATTCTCCTCCAGCATTAGGGTCAAGCGATCGATATCCATATTATGTTTGCCATTGAAACCCATGACCAGCTGGCTAAAGAGCTGAGTGAATTGAAAGTGAGTTGAAGTCCGCATTGAATTGGATAAACTATTCCTACCAGATTAACGGCGCTCACTTGTTCCTTGAGCACGCGCTTCTCGAACTTGTGTTCACCGCATTCCTCGCGCAACTTGGCCAGCTCCTCGTTGGCTGTTTCCAGTTCCTTGTTGAGCAGCTGATTGCGCTCCTCGAAGCTCTTTGTTCTGTAAATTGATTAAGACAACTCAGTGGAGGATTCTCTCTTTCTTATTTGCCACTTACTTCTCCTGCTCGGCAATCAGTTCGTCCTTCTTGATCGAGATCAAACGCTGGAGATTCTCGTACTCCGCTGCTGCAACTCTCTGACGCTCTTCGTACAGTTGTCTTAGCTGTCGTATGTTGACCAACTGACGCTCGTATTCCTGCCTCAGATTGTTGGACATAATCTTCATCTCCCGCTCACTGAACGAGTTCTCAATTTCCTGGAGCTTCATCTTGAGCTAAGAGTAACGTATTTAGTCAAACAAGTTTCCACATTCAGTTGGCTAGCTAACCTGTGCACACTGCTCCTCCTTGACGCTGAGCATCTGCTTGCAACAGCAGATGACCTCCTTGAGTGTGCCCACCTGGCGTTGCACCACCTCCACTTCACCCCGCAACGACAGATTATCCGCATTGGCCAGCTGCAGAGCAAGCTGCGCATTGGCTAGTTCAATATTGGCAtgtcgactgcgactgctcGGATTCTCATCATCCTCATCCACGGTCTGCGACTCCGTCTTCACTTCCGACTCTTCCTCCACCTCTGCGGCTACCTTGGGCGGCTCTCCCGCTTTGTGACGCAGTCGTTGATTCTCCGCCTGCTCAGCAGCCAATTGCTGACGCAATTTTGCCATCTCCTCGCGCATATTCTGCACTGCACTCAGTCGAGCCTCTCGCTTGCTTTGCAACTCCTCCTTGAACTCCTCAAGCGATTGTTCACGATCAGTTTCAGCTATAGTTTCTCCTGCTGACGCCTCCTCCATGTCTGTTGTTGGCTTCTCCGTCGGCAGCTGCTGTAGAATTAGATTCTCATGCTCGATCTCAGTCCAGCGCGGCTCGTCACTCGACGTTGGCGCTGATTCATTCGATGTCTGCGTGGACTCGGCATTGCCCATTCTTGCCGAAGAACAAAGAACAATCCGCTGGTATGTGAAATGCAGTCGATTTATTGCACTTGTTGTTTACTTTGTGTTGCGCCTTCGCCGTTGATCGTTTGGTTTTAATGCGACTTTTCTTTTAGTGCCCCCAAAGAGGCAGATCGAACACAAAGAACTGCTGCCAGCTGCGTTCTCCTTCTTCTGTGGTCTCGACGATCAGTTGATCCCACCGCGGTTCGTTTTAACTtgaacacaacaaaaagaacgcaacgcaacgcaatcTTGGCACAAACACACGCGCTATAGAATTCGTAGTACAATAATTCTATATATGTTCGATCACACGCGCGATTTCGCAATATTTATTGACTTTCACTTTTTACTAGCCAACAGCCAAAAACTTGGCCACATTTCAAAGAAGTCGCCCCAATTCAAAACTCTGCGACTTCTCCAAATctactatatctatatatgtatatatatagtataggtataggtagaGGTCTTAGTTTGGCTGTTTAAGTAAATCTATAGTATACATAtgataatgtatatatatgtatgcttGCGCGTCGTtggaaaattttcaattttctatcCGTCGTTCGTAGGAACTTTTCACACGGCCAGCTCGCAGAAAACTGAGCGCTCTTCTAATGTGTTTGGCTATTTTTAACCAACcaagaaaatgtatttctccctctctctctctcggaaAATGCTTTTCTCACTGCACTATCAACACAAAGCTCCCCATCGATCTTGCTCAGTTGTATTTCATCAGGACTCTCTCTCTACTAATTTATTCCCGAACTCCTTGAATTATGTGTCCAAGTCGAGAGCCTATgctatgcattttaattaaatcaaatactCAACATGTCACatgcataaaatatgtttaaatttaGATGGACACGTCAAGTCGATCTAGAAGCATTCTGACTAACAGAGAAATAAAACAGTTGCCACATTtgatcaaaacaaaataagttcTGAAGCGTGtcagcattttttttcttcttttcagttttctgttttctttacCTTGGCACTGAAATTTATGCAGAAATGCTGCAGCGATAGATTAAAGATCATCACATTGAGgctactaaataaatattattatgatgagAAAGTTCTTGGGAACGATGAAGCATGTGTATATTTGCTTTTCAGAGCGTATCCATTGATACTCTATCGAATGTCAGACAAAGTCACTTTGAATTGTCTTAGAAactaaatttcttatttagtATAAATATCAAACTGATCTAAATTTAactatttgaattaattatatttaaaaaaagtacTCACCGTTATTTGGGAATTCCCAATGAAGAAgatgttgaatattattaatcCTTAAGGGAAATCtgaaagaaatataatataatattagtaATATAACATTATTGCAAAGCAATTCTTAAGAGTAAGTCatttaatttcgaaattaaaaatgatgaGGAAAgtaaacacatttttaaaacttCAAGGGTTGAATATAGCTATGACTACAAAGGGCTTTTTTTATACGAGACATGCTGTGAAGCAGCTTGTgttgtttgcattgttttttcAGATGCGCTCGCACTAAAGTTTGGCAAAagtttcaaatgaaaatgcattttgcaaCAGATTTTCCACTGGCAACggcaattttttgtttttttcttattttttttttttatttcaggGTAACTTGGCCATTGTCGACGGCATTTGGAAAAAGTGGGAAATACGCAGCAATGACTTTGAATGAGCAAAAGAGAGTGGGACACACATTTGCTAGGGTTTCCTGACACTAAGTGTCGCCCTCTCGCGCCGCAGCCCACGCAGCATTGTGTTGCCACCGGGAGGCGACACACGCAGAGAGACAAAAGTGGGACACTCGAGGAGACAGCTCAGgcttgaaaatgaaaatcaacaaTGCAATTTGCCATGTTGCCTCTTTGTTAGCCCagccagaaaaaaaaacagctagGAGATGGTTGAAGATCTCCTTAGCGACTGCATTATACCATttctattgtaattaaaataataaataataattaaaataaaatgcataatgcatttggaaataaataaaataataataataattagccAATCAAagtgataaattaaaaattatttttaaggtGATATTAactcaaatttcaaattccaGAAGACTTATCaactattattttaatataacataaatatgatTATCCTTTCTTCTCCCGTCACAAACACAATGACAAACTCAATTGTCCccttttgtatttcaatacaggaagctaaaataaaaataaaatgtatgcGACCAAAAAACTTGCGCAACTTGCTAACCAGCCACGCCCATCGCCTGCTGCCGCCTCCTGCCGCTCACACTCCGCCTGATATACTCTTGATGTCTTTATTATCAAGTTTGGCCGAGATTGTTGCACCAGGCAATGTGCAGCAGCGAAAGTAACAAGCAAAGGAGCAAGGACAGTGCCAGCAAAAAGTTGACGCCACGCAgtggagagaaagaaaaagggagacagagagagataacTTAAGAAAATGTGCATTGTGTTCATTATAATGGAATAATAAACCGAAGCGCCGTCACTGCTCTTTGCttgccaacaaaaacaacaacaagaacttgGCTTGGTTTGTCTTTGACTAGCTGAAGTTAATAATCAGTAGGAGAAGCTCTCAGCgtcatagagagagagagagagactctaGTAGTTAATTAGAGTTCCTTTCGAACGAAAATCAGTGGCAGCTAATACACACCTCACAAGCAATTGAACAATGTAAGCTCAAGGACTTTTAGAGTTATAAATAATGCAACAAACTTGCGCATATTTTGCGGCTGAACAACAagacaacaagcaacaagacAACGAGTTGACTTCATTAAGGAGCAACACGTTGAGACTTCCGACTTTTGCTTCATTTCCgttgcatacattttatacatacaaatCGTTACAGGACTTACGTGCTTCTGTCAACAACTGCAACGCGCACTGgaaaacatttgaaaacaCTTGCACATTTACATAATAAGcacaataaagaaaatataacaaaaaagcgcacaacacacacttttcacttttcactgCACTTTTTCGCGCACATTTTGGCGCGTAACACTTGTTGGATTTCCTGCAGGAAATCTCGCTAGCAGAAGGTAACGGCTGAATTTTAAGCAATGCCTACATCACTGGAAAACACTTGAAAACACTTGCACATTTACATAATAagcacaataacaaaaatgataacaaaaaaacacacacaacacacacttttcacttttcactttgcACATTTTGGCGCCTAATACTTGTTGCGTTTCCTGCAGGAAATCTCGTTAGCAGAAGGTAACGGCTAAAGTTTAAGCAATGCCTACGTCACAAATGTGGCGCAACATTGCTCGTAAACACTTAATAACATCGTCTGACGTCACAACCCTACGCCAGAT
This DNA window, taken from Drosophila nasuta strain 15112-1781.00 chromosome 2L, ASM2355853v1, whole genome shotgun sequence, encodes the following:
- the LOC132795910 gene encoding ciliary rootlet coiled-coil protein 2, with protein sequence MGNAESTQTSNESAPTSSDEPRWTEIEHENLILQQLPTEKPTTDMEEASAGETIAETDREQSLEEFKEELQSKREARLSAVQNMREEMAKLRQQLAAEQAENQRLRHKAGEPPKVAAEVEEESEVKTESQTVDEDDENPSSRSRHANIELANAQLALQLANADNLSLRGEVEVVQRQVGTLKEVICCCKQMLSVKEEQCAQLKMKLQEIENSFSEREMKIMSNNLRQEYERQLVNIRQLRQLYEERQRVAAAEYENLQRLISIKKDELIAEQEKTKSFEERNQLLNKELETANEELAKLREECGEHKFEKRVLKEQVSAVNLLFSQLVMGFNGKHNMDIDRLTLMLEENRDLLNEMTQAEGSCSDGATLPKLLFELVEQAAKSGQPAESDKSRSATPTPEAGEEPAAVEVMNEDFTDSVKREPSARKLKRRQSGGAGAGAAASLKSHEPEIMGKVATAQEIIGNLPKVWKVLMELLSHHKIERVQFEELPAAVSATTSGATATAASTVGVGAGAKAGELSVSKTYIKLKDLIMEKKSLVKETNRLKTLNCHLDNRLNEQEKRLSAVSLELTKTWHLVGKMQRQHRQLHTQEQILRYQLQQKRRLLSELKDELEYCRRKWALARAKHDESQELCNDWRREFARRKLEDANHSAESGYSDSGPQSDEDSARAAGGDKIAAAVGAASAVEPSSSGHCRRKHLRDQFEHTRKIKRMQSTSPGRQAAAQEDEGEEIVLRWNSAPPTCGWREYEIEDIADDDDELADDTEDVASTSRGAVPKATHSSRSRQRGKLELDSSSPGPATDAGTASRIQKLEEQCKSLIQQVLETSGNRERLEIQLCRFQDEISPAQHAVPLDEFINRKRLERMTRASSAPATGSLTPREEEYTRKRSERLGRLEEESRQLLSRIKRTTDRGHYLKKSLDRIRRAPSREASFESNTEEEPKEEAAAVQEQPLTSQSPLTAEEEAYTSRRAARLQRLEQESQQLLTQLSRNTERGESLANRLDTLHERHDNVEQQVQVRETTPTATPETVTSISLTVEQRLEDIERVSANRAERLRRLEQQGNELIARLSNTSERGTAMINRIAEREANRRQEAELVEQAMPTEEATSSSIASTCIVDNVGEVTDEAACCVTVTTTSSQLAIQQQSTGAIPKTTSSSNRSQSSKPVAQLCAALRHDDATKKRSSNTTADQENVSDMPKNEAESLEDMVQRLRAIPYPAEGLQKEESEQQKEQETEKEAFKEDAKAENDSEDNEAKDGKKR